Below is a window of Anaeromyxobacter diazotrophicus DNA.
CCTCGTCCCGGTAGCGCTGCGGGCGGAGCGTGGACGCGTCGACCCAGGAGAGCGCGTACCCCTTCACCCGCCGCGCCTTGGCGAACACCGAGGTGTTCCGGACCCGCGCGCGGAGCGGCAGGAGCGTGCCGCGGGCGATGGGCGGCTCGACCGAGAGCGTCACGGTCCCCGCCTTCACCACGCCCATGACGTCGAGGTCGTAGGCGAGCGACTCGCCGACGACGAAGGGGGCCTGGCCGGCGACCGGCGGGAGCCCGCAGCCGGCCGCGGCGAGCGCCAGCGCGAGGGCGGCCGAGATCATCCCGCGAGTCTACCGCGAGGCCGCCTGCGCGCCACCGGGGCGATAGCCGCTCACCGTGACCACCACGCTCCCCACCGCGAAGTCGGCGGTCATGCGCACCGGGATGTGCCGCGGGTCGCGCGAGAGCCACAGGTGCGCGTCGCGCTGGCTGCGGAACTGGTCCTTCAGGCCGAGCTGGACCTTCAGGCGGGTGGTGTCGAAGCGCCCGGCCGGCGTCTCGAGCGTCTCGTCCCCTTCCACCTCGGCGCGGAGCGTGAAGACCTCCTTCCCCGAGAAGACGGGCAGCTCGTAGCGATCGCCGGGCCGCAGCGGCGCGAGGCGCAGGGCGAGGAGCACGCTCGCCAGATCCTGGATGTCGCCCGGTACGTCCTGCGTGGTCCGGGTCAGGCGTCCCTTGCGGAGCACCTGCACGAGCGCCTTCCCGCTCTCCCGGTCGAAGCGCGCGCGGTCGGTGTGCCGGTCTCCAGGCTCGATGGCGTTGAGGTCGGTCCCGCGGGAGGCCCGGCGCTCGGCGTCCCAGTAGGAGACGTAGTGCTCCCGGATGTCGAGCAGCGAGGCGAGCCCCCCGGTCTTGCCCTGGCAGAAGATCGGCCACACCGGGCCCTCGGGCTGGCCCACCGAGAGGCGCGCCTCGCCGGCGCGCACGTGCAGGAAGTCGATGACGAGGTCGATCTGCTCACCCGGCGCGAACGGAAGCTCTCCGGTCGCGGTCGCGGTCGCCGTCGCGTTCGAGGTCGAGTTCGAGTTCGAGTTCGAGGTCGAGGTCGCGGGGCCCGCGGTCGCGAGCGCAGCTGCCAGGAGGGCGGCGGTGATCGTCATGGGCTCGTGGCGCAGACGGCGCCGACTCGGGCATATTCGACCGGGCCGGTCCGCGCCAGGCCGCGGCGCACCAGGCCCCACACCGGGAGGCGTGGTGGGGAGCGCTCGCCCGAGCGCCCGCCGCCGGCCCGTCGTAACATCGCCTCGTGCCGACGAACCCCTACGACTTCGACGAGGACGACGAGCCCCGCGAGCACGACCGCCGGCGCCGCTTCACCGAGCTCGAGTGCCCCTCCTGCGACGCCGTCACGCCCTGCGACGAGGGCTTCGGCGACGGCGACGACGTGCTGTGCTGCTACTGCGGCCAGGAGTACCGGGCCAAGGTGTCGGACGACGGGCGGCTGAAGCTGGTCGAGAGCTAGCCGCGCTCGCGGGGACGAGCGCGGCGGGCTACGGCTGCGGCCGGCGCTCGCCGAAGATGGCGGTGCCGACGCGGACCAGGGTCGCGCCCTCCTCGATCGCGGCCGGGTAGTCGCCGCTCATCCCCATGGAGAGGTCGGGCAGCGCCAGCCCGAGCGCGTCGCGCAGCGCGCGCAGCCGGGCGAAGTGCGGGCGCGGGTCCTCGGCCGCCGGGGGGATGCACATGAGCCCCCGCAGCTCCAGCGCCGGGAGCCGCGCCACCGCCTCGGCGAGTCGCGGGAGCTCGCCCGGCGCGCAGCCGGACTTCGAGCCCTCCTGGCCCACGTTCACCTCGAGCAGCACCCGCGCCGCGCCGCCGCGCGCCGCCGCGCGGCGCGAGAGCTCCTGGGCGAGCGCCAGGCGGTCGACGGTGTGCACCCACCCCACCGCCGGCGGCGCCGCGGCGCCGGGGCGCGGGGCGGGGAGGACGTACTTCACCTTGTTCGTCTGCAAGCCGCCGATGAAGTGCCAGACGAGGTCCGGCAGCGCTGCCAGCTCCGCTGCCTTGGCGCGCCACTCCTGGGCGTAGTTCTCGCCGAAGTCGCGCTGGCCCGCCTGGTAGGCTTCGCGGATGGCGCTCGCCGGCTGCGTCTTCGAGACCGCGACCAGCGTCACGCCGGGCCTGAGCCGGGCGCGCACGGCGGCCAGCCGGTCGGCCAGGCCGCTCACCCCGCCGCCTCGCGGTCCCAGGGCAGGGGAAACCCGAAGCCCCGCAGGAGCTCGAGCGTCTCGGCGAGCGGCAGCCCGATGACGTTCGAGACGCTGCCGCGCACCGCCGTCACGAAGGCGGAGGCGACCCCCTGCACGGCGTAGGCGCCGGCCTTGTCGCGCGGCTCGCCGGTCGCCACGTACCAGGCGATCTGGCGCTCCGAGAGCGCCGCCAGCTCGACGGCGCTCGTCACGGCCACGAGCTCCTGCCGCCCGGCCCCGCGGGCGCAGACGCCCGTCATGACCTCGTGGGCGCGCCCGGAGAGCGCCCGCAGCATGGCGGCCGCCTCGGCGTCGTCGCGCGGCTTGCCCAGGATCCGGCCGTCCAGGACCACCGCCGTGTCCGCGGCGAGCACCACCCCCGGCGCGTCGACCGCCCGCGCCTTGGCCTCGGCCACCCGCAGCACGTAGGCGCGCGCCTCCTCGCCCGGGCGCGTGCCCTCGTCCACGTCCGCCGGGCGGACGTCGAGGGCGAGCCCGAGCCGCGCGAGCAGCTCGCGCCGGCGCGGGCTCTGCGAGGCGAGGGTGAGCGTCATCCCTTCCGCCGGCGCGACCCGCGCTAGTCCAGCTCCACCGGGGCGGCGCGGGCGGTGCCCTGCACGAAGGCCTCGTTCGTCTGCACCTTGGCCTTCTTGCGGAGGCTCTCCACCCAGGCGCGCTCCAGCTCGGACTCCCGGCGCAGCCTGAGCCGCGTCTCGACCTCGGCCTGGTGCTCGGCCAGCTTGGAGAGGTCGGCGCGCTGGCGCTCCTTCACCCGCGCCACCACCGGCCCGCCCGCGGTCTCGTACACGCGCGGCAGCACCTGCCCGGCGGCCGCCTTGACGGCGTCGGCGAAGAGCTCCGGCGCCGGCCCCAGCCTCGGCACGCTGGGCGCGCTGGAGACGGGGAAGGTGCCGGTGTCCTCCGCGACGATGGGCTGCCCGCCCAGCTTCACCTGCGCGCCCTTCGCGGGGAGCACCTCGGCGAAGCTCTTGCCGGACTGGAGCTTCTTGAGCGTCTCCTCCGCGCGCTGCCCGGCGAGCTTCTTGGCGGCCTCGGTCTCGAGGAGCTCGCGCGCGATCTCGGGCTTCGCCTCGTCGAGCGTCTCCTTCTTGGCCGGCTCGATCCCCTCGAGCTTCACGAGGTGCCAGCCGAACTCCGTGCGGACCGGCTCCGAGACCTGGCCCGGCGAGAGCTTGCCGGCGGCGTCCTCGAACGGCTTCGCCATCACGCCCGGCCCGAAGAAGCCGAGGTCGCCGCCCTGGGCCTTGGAGCCCGGGTCGTCGGAGGCCTCCTGCGCCAGCTTGCCGAAGTCCTCGCCCTTCTTCACGCGCTCCGCCAGGGCGTCGATCTTCTTCTTGGCCGCCTCCTGCGCGTCCTGCGGCGCGCCCGGCGCCACCGCCACCAGGAGGTGCCGGGCGTGCAGCCGCCGCGGCCGGTCGAAGCGGGCGGGGTGATCCTTGAAGTACTGCTCCACCTGCGCGCCGTTCTTGGCCAGGAAGGCCTTCACCTCGGCGTCGGTCACCTTCACCTCGGCGCGCGCCAGCGCGAAGGGGAAGCGGGCCAGCTCGAGCGCGAGGCGGTCGTTCTCGGCCGCCCAGGCGTCCTTCACCTCGTCCGGGGTCACCTTCGCGGTGCCGCGCAGGAGCGCCACCATCTTCTGGTAGGCGAGGTCCTTGCGCATGCGCTCCTCGAACTTCCCGGGCGAGCCGTAGGTGCTCGTCACCGCGCGCCGGTACAGCTCCATGTCGAACCGGCCCTCGCTCTGGAAGGAGGGGATGTTCTTGATGGCGTTCGAGAGCTCGTCGTCGCTCACGACGATGCCCTGCCGCTGCGCCTCCTGGTCGATGAGCTCGCGCTGGACGAGCTGGTCCATCGCCATCTGGCGGAGCCGCGTCTGGAGGAGGGCGTTCAGGTCGGGCGCGCCCTGCTGCTGGTAGATGCGGAGCAGCTGGCCGTACTGCTGGTCGAACTCGGTGGGCGAGACCGCTTCACCGTTCACCTTCGCCGCCCACGCCTGGGTGGTGCCGATGTCGCCTCCGCTGCACCCCTTCGAGCCAGGCCCGAACGAGACGACGAAGACGATGATGATGATGCCGAACAGGACGTAGGTGAGGACGCTGCGCGAGTTCGCCCTCAAGGTGTCGAGCATGGAACGGCGCTCCGGATTGTTGAACGCGGCGAAACCGCGGGTGCGGGCCGCTTTTGGAAGGTTGCACCCTAGCCGAGATCGGCTAAAATGCAAGGGTTTTTGGAACCGCGGGGGGCGGCGGACGGCCTCGCCTGGGAGCCGGAGTGGTCGGACTGCTGAAGCGTCACCGCGAGATCATCCTCGTCGTCCTGCTGCTCGTCCTGCCGCTGGGCGTGTACTTCGCGCACGCCAAGCACCCGAGCGAGCGCACGCGCCTCGACCGGGTCATCCTGGCCGTGACCGGCCCCATCGAGAAGGCCATCGGCTGGACCGTCACCGGCGCCCTCCAGGCCTGGAACGGCTACGTGGGGCTCCGCGGGGCGCACGCCCGGGCGGTGGCGCTGCAGCACGAGGTCACCGCCCTGAAGCTCGATCAGCTCGAGCTCGTCCGGACGCGGGACGAGAACGAGCGGCTGCGGCGGCTGCTCGGGTTCGCCCGCGCGGAGCCCGAGCGGCGCGTGGTGGGCGGGCGCGTCATCGGCGTGCGCCTCGATCCCAAGGGGCTGCAGCTCCTCACCCTCGACCGCGGCGCGCGCGACGGCGTGGCGCGGATGATGCCGGTGGTGGTGGCGCACGGAGTGGTGGGCCGCGTCCACGCCGTCACCGACACCACCGCCGACGTGCTGCTCCTGTCCGACCGCAACAGCTCGATCGCGGTGCGCGTCGACCGCTCGCGCGCCCGCGCCAACGTGCGCGGGACCGGCGCGCCGGACGCCTGCCGCCTCGAGTACGCGCTGCGGTCCGACGACATCCAGGACGGCGACGCGCTCGTCACCTCGGGCACGGACGGCGTCTTCCCGCGCGGCCTGCCGGTGGGACGGATCACCTCGCTGAAGCGCAGCGGGCAGGGGCTCTACCAGCGCGCGGACGTGGCGCCGGCGGTCGACATCACCAAGGTCGAGGAGGCGCTGGTCATCACCTCCTTCGACGCCCACCTCGACGAGGCGCCGCTCGCGGCCGCCGCGCCGGCGCCCGCGCCCGCGAGCGCGCCGACGCCCGCGCCGCGGCGGCCGGCCGCCGCCAAGCCGGCGCCCCCGCCCGCCGCCCCGGCGCCGGCCGCGCCCGAGGAGGACGACGCGCCCGCGGAGGCGCCGCCCGCGCCCGGCGCGACCGCCGCGGTGGAGGTGAGCCCGTGAGGCCCGTCGCCGCGTTCGCGGCCGCGCTGCTGCTCGTCTCGGTGCAGGCCGCGCTCCTTCGATACGTCGGCGGGGGCGCCTTCTCGCTCTCGCTGGCGCTCCCGGTCGTGGTCTACCTCGGGCTGTCGGCCGGCAACGTCGACGGCGCGGTGGGCGCGGCTGCGGTGGGGTACGTCCTCGACCTCACGGCGGGCGGGCCCAAGGGGCTCATGACGTTCCTCGCGGTGGCGCTCTTCCTCGGCAGCCGGCTCGCCGGCGCGGCGCTCTCCATCCACGGCAAGAGCGGCTTCGCGGCGCTCTCCGCGGTGGGCGTGTTCCTGTTCGGCCTGGGCGCGCTGCTCCTCACCCGCGCCGTCTCGCCGGTCGAGACCGCGCCGGGGCTCCGCCTGCTCGGCCGCGTGCTGGTCGACGCGCTCCTCACCGGGGCCCTCTCCCCGCTCGTCCTCCTCGGGATGCGGCGCCTCGACGGCCTGTTCGCGCGCGAGGAGCCTGGCCTCCTGCGATGAGCCGGGTCCCCGGAGAATCGCCGGCCGCCGCCCGTTGTTGGAGAGCCTGACTCGAGATGGTCCGCGTCCCCACCGCCACCGCCCCCAACACCTCGCAGGCCGAGCTCCGGCCGCGCACCGCGCTCATGACGGTGGTGGCGTCGCTCGCCTTCCTGGTGCTAGCCGTCCGCCTGTACCAGCTCCAGATCCTGCGCGGCGACCAGTACAAGGAGCGCGCCGACGAGAACTTCGTGAAGGAGCTGCGCGTCCCCGCCGACCGCGGCTTCATCCTCGACCGCAACCACAAGGTGCTGGTCGACTCGCGCCCCTCGTACGACGTCACCCTCACGCCCTACTTCTGCGGCAAGCAGTGCGACGAGCTCCTGGGCCAGCTCGGGAAGCTCCTCTCGCTGTCCGACGAGGAGCTCGAGCGCGCCCAGCAGCGCCTCCACGCCGCGCGCGGCCTGGAGCGCTTCCGCCCGTTCACCGTGAAGGTGGACATCGCGCGAGAGGAGCTCGACATCGTCGAGGCGAACCGCGTGCCCGGCGCGCTCTCCGGGGTCGACGTCATCCCCGCCCCGCACCGCAGCTACCGCTACGGCCCCTGGGCCGGCCACCTCTTCGGCTACATGAACGAGATCGGGGCCGAGGAGCTCAAGCGCGCCAACGCCGACATCGAGAAGCGCAACGACGGCGAGCTCCTCTACCAGCTCGGGGACTACGTCGGCCGCCGCGGCCTGGAGCGGCGCTGGGAGTCCACCCTGCGCGGCCTCGACGGGCGGCGGCGGGTGGTGGTGGACGCGAAGGGCAACGCCAAGGGCGGCGATCTCGAGGAGCTCATCCCGGAGGACCAGCGCTTCGAGGCCTCGCGGCCCGGGCGGAACCTCGTCCTCTCCATCGACTGGCGTCTCCAGGAGTTCGCCGAGAAGATGTTCCCGGCCACCGCCGGCTCGGTCCTCGCGATGGACGCGCGCACCGGGTTCCTGCTGGCGCTCGTCGACCGCCCCTCGCCCGATCCGAACAAGCTCTCCGGCCGCATCAGCCGGTCCGAGCTCAAGGCCATCCGCGACGACCCGCTCCGCCCCGAGCTGTTCCGCGCCATCCAGGAGCACTACCACCCGGGGTCGACGTTCAAGGTCGTGACCTCGATCGCCGCCCTGGAGGAGGGCGCGCTCAAGCCGGGCGGCACCATCAACTGCCCCGGGCACTACACGCTCGGCGGCCACCGCTGGCGCTGCGACAAGGAGAAGGGGCACGGGAACGTCGACCTCGAGCACGCGCTCGGCGCCTCCTGCGACGTCTTCTACTACGCGCTGGGCGACCGGCTCGGCACCGACGCCATCGCGAAGTGGGCGCACCTGCTGGGCCTCGGCAGCCCGACCGGCTTCGACCTGGGCGGCGAGATCTCCGGCGTCATGCCGGACGAGGCGTGGCACGACCGCCACCTCGCCGGCGGCTACCAGCACGGCATGTCGCTCAACATCGCCATTGGCCAGGGCGACGTGAACGTGACCCCAATGCAGCAGGTGGTGCTCTACGGCGCGCTCGCGACCGGCAAGGTGTGGAAGCCGCAGGTCGTGCAGCGGATCGAGGACCCGGGCGGCGAGACCGTCCAGGAGTTCGGGCCGGTGGTGAAGGGACAGCTCCCCATCAAGCCCGAGACGCGGGCGGCCGTGCTGAAGGGCATGGAGGCGACCGTCAACGAGCCGTTCGGCACCGGCTACGGCTCGCGCCTCAAGGACGTCGTGGTGGACGGCAAGCCGGTGCTGATGGCCGGCAAGACCGGCACCGCCCAGGTGGTGAAGCTGGGGGCGAAGCGGCTCAAGGCCTCGCAGGTCACCTACTTCGAGCGCGACCACGCCTGGTTCGCCTCGTTCGCGCCGGCGGACGACCCCGAGCTGGTGGTGGTGGTGCTGAACGAGCACTCCGGCTTCGGCGCGTCGAACGCGGCCCCGACCGCGGCCGCCGTCATGCGCTACTACTTCCAGCTGAAGCGGACCGACGCCCTGGAGCGCGCGGGCGTCCAGCTCGGCCCGCCGCCGCCGCCCGGCCTCGAGGTGCCGGGCGCGAAGCCGGCCGCCGCGCCGGTCCGGACCGGGGCGCCGGGCGCCCCCACCATCGAGGCGCCGGCCACCGTGCCGGCCGCCGTCCAGGGGGAGAAGCGTGGCGCTTGACCTGTCCTTGCCGCGCGCCGGGGTGCCGTCGCAGCGGCGCGCCTTCACGCACTACCCGTGGCACGTGGCCTTCCTCGTGCTCGGCATCGCCGCGCTCGGCGTCTGGAACCTCGCCTCGGCCTCGCGCAGCGCGCACGCGCCGGTCTGGATCTCGCAGCTCTCCTGGATGGGCGCCGGCGCCGCCGTCGCGCTCGCCCTCGGGCTCGTCGACTACCGCCGCTTCATGCGCGGCGCGTACGTCTTCTACGCCGTCGTGGTGCTCCTGCTCGTGGCGACCGCGCTCAAGGGGCGCGTGGTCATGGGCGCCCGCCGCTGGCTCGCCATCGGCCCGATGAACCTCCAGCCCTCGGAGCTGGCCAAGATCGCGGTCATGGTGGCGCTGGCGCGCTGGTTCCACATGGACGCCGCCAAGCGCAAGGACGGCTACGGCCTGTTCGGCCTCGTCGTCCCGGGCGTCATCACCCTGGTGCCGGCGCTGCTCATCCTGAAGCAGCCCGACCTCGGGACGGCCCTCATCGTGGTGGCGGTGGGCGCGACCATGATCCTGTTCGCGAAGGTGCGCTGGCAGACCCTGGTGGCGGTGGGCGCGGTGGTGGTGGTGGGCGCGGTCTTCGCGTACCCGCACCTCAAGCCGTACCAGAAGAAGCGCGTCGAGACCTTCCTCAACCCGGAGGGCGACGTCCTCGGCGCCGGGTACCACGCGACGCAGTCGATGATCGCGGTCGGCTCGGGGCAGGCGCTCGGCAAGGGCTGGGCGCAGGGGACGCAGACCCTGCTCTCGTTCCTGCCCGAGCAGCACACCGACTTCATCTTCTCGGTGTGGGCCGAGGAGCACGGGTTCGTCGGCTGCCTGCTCCTGCTCGCGCTCTACTACGCGCTCGTGGTGTCGGCGCTGGGCATCGCCGGCAACGCCCGCGACCGCTTCGGCCACTTCCTGGCGGTGGGGGTGACGGCGATGCTCTTCTGGCACGCCTTCATCAACATGGGGATGGTGACCGGCGTCATGCCGGTGGTGGGCGTCACGCTCCCGCTCATGAGCTACGGCGGCTCGTCGGTGATGGCCGTGCTCATCGGCATCGGCCTGCTCAACAACGTCGCGAGCCGGCGCTTCGTGAACTGAAACGCCCGCCGGCGGAGGCGCGGGCGGGCGTTCCTGCTGAGGGGGGGGCCGCGCGCCGGCGGGCGCGCTCGACGGTCAGACGACCTTCTTCACCGCGTCGACGAGCTTCGCCTTGGGCACGGCGCCGATGATGGTGTCCACCACCCGGCCGCCCTTGAACACGAGCAGGGTGGGGATGGAGCGGATGCCGTACTTCTGCGGCACCTGCTGGTGGTGGTCGATGTCGAGCTTCGCCACCTTGAGCTTGCCCTTGTACTCCTTCGCCAGCTCCTCCACGGCCGGGGCGATGGCCTTGCAGGGGCCGCACCAGGTCGCCCAGAAGTCGACCAGCACGGGGGTGTCGCTCTTCAGCACTTCCTGATCGAAGGTGCCGTCCTCGAGGGTGACCACGTCATTCGATGCCATGCGGCTTTGTTTAGCGGACGCGCGACGGGGTGGCAAGCGGCGCGGCGAGCGTGCTAACCTCGCGGGCTCACGCGGTGTTTCGTCGCACTTGGGCCGATCGCATGGCGGGTCTCCTCTTCGTGAGTCAGGCGATGCTCGAGGCCTGGTCCGGGCAGGGGCGGATCGCGTTCGCCGGCCAGACCATGAGCCTGCGCGCGGGGCCGGGCTCCGGGCGCGCGTACGCGCTCGATCCGGCGGTGCGCTTCCTGCGGGTCGTCGGCGCCGAGTGCGACCCGCACGGGCTGGTGGCCAAGGTGAAGACCGACGCGCAGCTGCGCGCGCTCGGCGGCCAGCGGATGGGCGACTCGGTCCTCCTGGGAGACGTCGCCTACGAGGTCGAGCCGGGCTTCCTCGCGGCGGCGAGCGCGCCGCCCGCGGCCCCGGAGCAGCGCGACCCGGCGGCGGTCCTGGCGCGGTTCCTCTCGGAGAATCTCTCGTGACCGTCCGGTGTTACTGTGAGCGCGCGCGGAGCTCGTCCCGCGCCGCCGGCGCGGGCGCGAGGGCGCGCCGCGGGGGTGCTGGTGCCGAAAGGGTTGCGCCCGCCGGGCTGGCTGACGTAAGGCCGTGCGCCGGCTCGACGTCGCGAGGGGGAAGGCCACGCCGATGAGCATCCACGTCCTGAGGCTCGCCGCCGCGCTCTACGCCGCCGGCGCCGCGGCCTACATCCTCTTCTTCGCGCGCCCGCGCCACCTCCGGGCCGCCAGCACCGGCTACGCGCTCGTCGCGGTCGCGTTCGCGGTGCACGCCGTCTCGATCGGCCTCGCCTGCGGCGAGTTCGGCGGGAGGGAGTTCTTCAACCTGCGCGGCGGCTTCGGCCTCCTCGGCTGGCTCGCCGCCGGCGCCTTCCTGCTCCTGCAGCGCTTCTGGCGGCTGCCGTCGGTGGGGGCGTTCATCACGCCGCTCGTGCTCATGTCGGTGCTGCCCGGGGTCTTCGGGCTCGGTCCCAACGCGCGCGGGCCCGTGCCGGCGATCATCCGGCTGCCGTCGCTCAAGGTGCACATCTTCAGCGCCGCCGGCGGCGTGGTCCTGTTCGCCTTCGCCTTCGCGGTGGCGCTCATGTACCTGCTCCAGGAGCGCGAGGTGAAGGGCAAGCGGTTCGGGGCGCTCTTCTCGCGCCTCCCGTCGCTCGACGCGCTCGACCGCCTCAACCAGCGGCTGGTCCGCGGCGGGTTCGCGGTCTACTCGGTCGCGCTCGTCACCGGCGCCCTGGTGGCGAAGAACGCGTGGGGCAGCTTCTGGACCTGGGACCCGCAGCAGGTCGCGGCGCTGGTGGTGTGGCTGCTCTACGGCGGCATGGTGCAGCTGCGCCACCTCGGCGTCCACGGCCGCCGCTACGCCCTCCTCACGCTGGCCGGCTTCGCGCTGGTGATCGGCTCGATGATCGCCATGGGCGCGGTCCCGAACGTCACCCGGCACGGGGGCAACTTCCAGTGAGCGAGGTCTTCCTCGTCGGCCTGTCGCACCACTCGGCGCCCATCGCGGTGCGCGAGCAGGTGGCGCTCAAGGACGAGGTGCTCAAGGCCGCGCTGCGCGGCGTGCGCGAGGTGAGCGGCGTCCAGGAGGCGATGGCGATCTCCACCTGCAACCGGGTGGAGGTGTACGTGCTCGCCGACTCGGCCGAGCCCGCGCGCCGCTTCTTCCTCGACCGCGCCGCCGCCGCCGACGGGCACCTCTACGAGCGGCAGGGATCGCAGGCGGTGCGCCACCTGTTCCGGGTGGCGGCCAGCCTCGACTCGATGGTGCTCGGCGAGCAGCAGATCCTGGGCCAGGTGAAGGAGGCCTACGGGCTCGCCAGCGCCGCCCAGACCGCCGGCTCCTTCCTGTCGCGCCTGTGCAACCGCGCCTTCGCCACCGCCAAGCGCGTCCGCACCGAGACCGACATCGGGCGCGGGGCGAGCTCGGTGTCGCAGGTGGCGGTCGAGCTGGTGGCCAAGATCTTCGGCGACCTCAAGGGCCGCGCCATCCTGCTCGCCGGCGCCGGGAAGATGGGCGCGCTCTCCGCGAAGGCGCTCGCCTCGCTCGGCGCCGACCGCGTGCTGGTCGCGAACCGGTCGCGCGAGCGGGCGGTCGCGCTGGCCGAGCAGACCGGCGGCCACCCGCGCGACTGGGCGGAGCTGCCCGAGCTGCTCGTCGAGGCGGACGTCGTCATCGTCTCGACCGGCGCGCCCACCTTCGTGGTCGGCGCCGAGCTGGTGCAGGCCGCCATGAAGGCGCGGCGGCGACGCTCGCTCTGCCTCATCGACCTCTCGGTGCCGCGCAACGTGGACCCGTGCTGCAGCGACGTCACCGACGTCTACGCCTACGACATGGACGACCTGCAGAAGGTCGTCCTGACGACGAAGTCGGCCCGCGCCGAGGAGGCGCTCCGGGCCGAGGCGATCGTCGAGGCGGAGGTGATGGCGTTCACCGCCGAGCGCGAGGCGCGCGCGGCGCTGCCGGTGCTGGCGGCGCTGCGCCGGCAGGCGGAGGAGATCGCGCTCGCCGAGGCGGAGCGCACCCTGGCGCAGGTGGGCCAGAAGCTGGACGAGAAGGGGCGGCGGAGCGTGGAGGCGATGGCGCGCGCCATCGTCAACAAGCTCCTCCACGGCCCGACCTCGCGCCTCAAGCAGGCCGCTTCGAACGGCGACAGCGCGCTGCCCGGCGCCGCCGCCGAGCTCTTTGGCATCGAGGAGGAGCGCGGCGAGCCGCCGGCTCCTCCCGCGGAGGCCGCCGAGGCCCCCGTCCACATGGTGGCACTCCCGGAGAAGAGATGATCCGCATCGCGACCCGCCGCAGCCCCCTCGCCAAGTGGCAGGCGAACCACGTCGCCGGCCTGCTCCGCGCCGGCGAGCCCGGGCTCGACGTCCGGCTGCACGAGCTCGTCACCAAGGGCGACAAGATCCTCGACGTGGCGCTGGCCCGGGTGGGCGGGAAGGGCCTGTTCGTGAAGGAGATCGAGGACGCGCTCCTCGCCGGCGACGCCGAGATCGCCGTCCACTCCATGAAGGACCTGCCGGCGGTGCTGGCCGAGGGCCTGGTGGTGGGGGCGGTGCCGGTGCGCGAGGACCCCCGCGACGCGCTCTGCTCCCCGAAGCACCAGACCTGGGACCGGCTCCCCCGCGGCGGGACGGTGGGCACCTCCAGCCTCCGCCGCGCCGCCCAGCTCAAGGCGCTCCGCCCCGACCTCCACATCGAGGTCATCCGCGGGAACGTCGAGACGCGGCTCCGGAAGGCCTCCGAGGGCCTCGACGCGGTGGTGCTGGCCTACGCCGGCCTGCGGCGCCTCGGCCTCGCCGAGCACGCCACCCAGGTCTTCTCGCCGGAGGAGATGCTCCCGGCCGTGGCGCAGGGGGCGCTGGCGCTCGAGGCGCGCGCGAGCGACGCCGCCACGCTGGCCCGCCTGGCGCCCCTCGACCACCCCGAGACGCGCCACCGCGTCGAGGCCGAGCGCGGGCTCCTGCGCCGGCTCGAGGGCGGCTGCCAGGTGCCGATCGCCGCCCACGCCACCGTGGCGGGGGGCCAGGTGACGCTGCGCGCGCTGGTCGCGTCGCTCGACGGCGCGCGGGTCGTGCGCGGCGAGCGCACCGGGCCGGTCGCCGGCGCGAGCGCGCTGGGCGAGGCGCTCGGGGAGGAGCTGCTGTCGCGCGGCGCGGCCGAGATCCTGAAGGAGCTCGAGGGCACCGCCGAGCCCGTGCCGCACTAGCCCCATGGCCCCCTCCCTCGCCGGCCGCCGCGTCGCCGTCACCCGCGGCGCGGGCGGGGACGACCCGCTGGCCCGCCGCCTGCGGCAGCTCGGGGCGGAGGTCCTCGAGGCGCCGGCGATCGCGCTCGCGCCGCCGGGCTCCTTCGCGGAGCTCGACGCCGCGCTGCGGGACCTCGGCGCCACCGACTGGATCGCGTTCGCCAGCGCGAACTGCGTGGAGCGGACCCTGGCGCGGGCCGCCGAGCTCGGCGTCGCGGCCGCGGCGCTGGCCCGGCCGCGCCTGGCGGCGGTCGGGCGCGCCACCGCCGCGCAGCTGGCGCGGCTCGTCCGGCCCCCCGACCTCGTCCCGGGCGAGGCGCGCGGCGAG
It encodes the following:
- the hemC gene encoding hydroxymethylbilane synthase — translated: MIRIATRRSPLAKWQANHVAGLLRAGEPGLDVRLHELVTKGDKILDVALARVGGKGLFVKEIEDALLAGDAEIAVHSMKDLPAVLAEGLVVGAVPVREDPRDALCSPKHQTWDRLPRGGTVGTSSLRRAAQLKALRPDLHIEVIRGNVETRLRKASEGLDAVVLAYAGLRRLGLAEHATQVFSPEEMLPAVAQGALALEARASDAATLARLAPLDHPETRHRVEAERGLLRRLEGGCQVPIAAHATVAGGQVTLRALVASLDGARVVRGERTGPVAGASALGEALGEELLSRGAAEILKELEGTAEPVPH